In Citrus sinensis cultivar Valencia sweet orange chromosome 2, DVS_A1.0, whole genome shotgun sequence, a single genomic region encodes these proteins:
- the LOC102607309 gene encoding chalcone synthase 2, protein MATVQEIRNAQRADGPATVLAIGTATPAHSVNQADYPDYYFRITKSEHMTELKEKFKRMCDKSMIKKRYMYLTEEILKENPNMCAYMAPSLDARQDIVVVEVPKLGKEAATKAIKEWGQPKSKITHLIFCTTSGVDMPGADYQLTKLIGLRPSVKRFMMYQQGCFAGGTVLRLAKDLAENNKGARVLVVCSEITAVTFRGPADTHLDSLVGQALFGDGAAAVIVGADPDTSVERPLYQLVSTSQTILPDSDGAIDGHLREVGLTFHLLKDVPGLISKNIEKSLSEAFAPLGISDWNSIFWIAHPGGPAILDQVESKLGLKGEKLKATRQVLSEYGNMSSACVLFILDEMRKKSVEEAKATTGEGLDWGVLFGFGPGLTVETVVLHSVPIKA, encoded by the exons ATGGCAACCGTTCAAGAGATCAGAAACGCTCAGCGTGCCGACGGCCCGGCCACCGTCCTCGCCATCGGTACGGCCACGCCTGCCCACAGTGTCAACCAGGCTGATTATCCCGACTATTACTTCAGGATCACAAAGAGCGAGCATATGACGGAGCTTAAAGAGAAGTTCAAGCGCATGT GTGACAAGTCGATGATTAAGAAGCGTTACATGTACTTAACGGAAGAGATTTTGAAGGAAAACCCCAACATGTGCGCTTACATGGCTCCATCACTCGACGCACGTCAAGACATTGTGGTGGTCGAAGTGCCGAAGCTCGGGAAAGAAGCTGCTACAAAGGCCATCAAAGAATGGGGCCAGCCCAAGTCTAAGATCACCCACCTCATCTTCTGCACCACCTCCGGCGTCGACATGCCCGGCGCCGACTACCAGCTCACCAAACTGATCGGCCTGCGCCCCTCCGTCAAGCGCTTCATGATGTACCAACAAGGATGTTTCGCCGGCGGCACTGTTCTTCGCCTCGCTAAAGACTTGGCTGAGAACAACAAGGGCGCTCGCGTTCTTGTTGTCTGTTCGGAGATCACGGCAGTCACTTTCCGCGGCCCTGCCGATACTCATCTTGATTCTCTTGTGGGCCAGGCTTTGTTCGGTGATGGTGCTGCTGCTGTGATCGTGGGTGCCGATCCTGACACGTCGGTCGAGCGTCCGTTGTATCAGCTCGTGTCGACTTCGCAGACGATCCTCCCTGACTCTGACGGTGCAATTGACGGACACTTGCGCGAAGTCGGTCTCACTTTCCATTTGCTTAAAGACGTCCCCGGCTTGATCTCAAAGAATATAGAGAAAAGCCTGTCTGAAGCGTTCGCCCCGCTTGGCATCAGCGACTGGAACTCGATATTCTGGATCGCTCACCCCGGTGGGCCCGCAATTCTGGACCAAGTGGAGTCTAAACTGGGCCTCAAAGGGGAGAAGCTGAAGGCCACACGTCAAGTGTTGAGTGAGTACGGTAACATGTCAAGCGCTTGTGTCTTGTTCATCCTTGACGAGATGAGAAAGAAGTCTGTTGAGGAAGCGAAAGCCACCACCGGCGAAGGGCTTGATTGGGGTGTGCTGTTCGGGTTCGGGCCGGGGCTCACCGTCGAGACCGTTGTGCTGCACAGTGTCCCCATCAAAGCTTGA